One genomic window of Corynebacterium diphtheriae includes the following:
- the pfkB gene encoding 1-phosphofructokinase, with protein sequence MILTFTPNPSIDKTLQLDSVLTRGAVQRLSGVQTVAGGKGINVAVALAKAQADTVALYPAHPEDLFNKLIRKSQIPAQRVTIRGEVRINTTVTEPDGTTTKLNIQGPQIHEDELQALEKNLLERTARCSWAVLAGSLPPGVPTDWYVHLTKLLNARHPSLRIAIDTSDVPLQKVGESFGNCALSLIKPNGMELGQLVGLDGYVLEKEAAQGNFDPVVSAARKAILQGVENLLVTLGAAGAVLVTKDHAWKATPPPITVLSTVGAGDASLAGFILASEDGLPPEKCLAQAVAYGAAAASFAGTHMPYPHQIDVNHTPVTLLS encoded by the coding sequence GTGATTCTGACGTTTACCCCAAATCCCAGCATCGATAAGACCCTCCAGTTGGATTCCGTACTTACTCGAGGCGCAGTACAACGCTTGTCAGGCGTACAAACAGTTGCAGGAGGAAAGGGGATAAATGTTGCCGTTGCTTTAGCAAAGGCACAGGCCGACACCGTAGCGCTTTACCCCGCCCACCCAGAAGATCTATTTAATAAGCTGATCCGTAAGTCCCAAATTCCAGCGCAAAGAGTGACAATCCGCGGTGAAGTGCGAATAAACACGACAGTGACTGAGCCTGACGGCACAACCACAAAGCTCAATATTCAAGGCCCGCAAATTCACGAGGACGAATTGCAAGCCTTGGAGAAAAACCTCCTAGAACGCACGGCACGTTGTTCTTGGGCAGTTCTCGCAGGTTCCTTGCCTCCAGGAGTTCCTACTGACTGGTATGTACATCTGACAAAATTACTCAACGCTCGCCATCCCTCGCTGCGAATTGCTATTGACACTTCCGACGTACCACTGCAAAAAGTTGGGGAATCATTCGGCAACTGTGCACTGTCGCTAATAAAACCCAATGGTATGGAACTTGGTCAACTTGTTGGGCTTGATGGCTACGTTTTGGAAAAAGAAGCAGCGCAAGGAAACTTCGACCCCGTTGTCAGCGCAGCCCGTAAAGCAATCCTCCAAGGTGTTGAAAATTTGCTCGTAACTCTAGGCGCTGCTGGCGCCGTATTAGTTACTAAAGATCATGCGTGGAAAGCTACGCCCCCACCCATTACTGTTCTTTCTACAGTGGGAGCTGGGGACGCCTCCTTAGCCGGTTTTATTCTTGCGTCGGAAGATGGGCTACCGCCGGAAAAATGCCTAGCTCAGGCTGTCGCTTACGGGGCAGCCGCTGCTAGTTTTGCAGGCACTCACATGCCATACCCTCATCAAATCGACGTCAATCACACACCTGTCACTCTCCTTTCCTAG
- a CDS encoding HPr family phosphocarrier protein, translating to MASKTVSVGSSVGLHARPASIIAEAAGEFDEDIFLTIEGEDDDETDAASSLMIMALGAEKGDKVTVTSENPEAVEKIAALIEKDLDAV from the coding sequence ATGGCTTCCAAGACCGTTTCTGTCGGATCCTCCGTCGGCCTGCATGCACGCCCAGCGTCGATTATTGCAGAGGCAGCCGGTGAATTTGATGAGGATATCTTCCTCACCATCGAAGGCGAAGACGATGATGAGACTGATGCAGCTTCGTCTCTTATGATCATGGCTTTGGGTGCAGAGAAGGGCGATAAGGTTACCGTCACCTCCGAAAACCCTGAGGCTGTTGAGAAGATCGCAGCTTTGATCGAAAAGGATCTCGACGCCGTTTAA
- a CDS encoding LLM class flavin-dependent oxidoreductase yields MQFGIFTIGDVTTDPTTGVTPSEHDRINAMTQIALKAEEVGLDVFATGEHHNPPFVPSSPTTHLAYIAAQTKNIQLSTSTTLITTNDPVKIAEDYAFLQHLSGGRVDLMMGRGNTGPVYPWFGKDIRKGIPLAVENYHLLRKLWREPVVNWKGEFRTPLQNYTSTPAPLGDVPPFVWHGSIRSVQIAAEQAAFYGDGFFHNNIFWNKEHTAQMVNIYRQRFEKYGHGRADQAIVGLGGQVFIGETEAEAKKFFRPYFDNAPVYGHGPSLEEFTELTPLTVGTVEQVIERTMQFADWVGDYQRQLFLIDHAGLPLEVVLNQIEILGTQVVPELRRRMEKRRPDHVPSDPPSHSFLKAHPEHPHFLVEPGKTSAQ; encoded by the coding sequence ATGCAATTCGGCATTTTCACCATTGGTGACGTTACGACAGACCCCACTACCGGAGTTACTCCCAGCGAACACGATCGCATTAACGCAATGACACAGATTGCATTAAAGGCTGAAGAAGTAGGTCTTGATGTATTTGCAACCGGTGAGCATCATAATCCACCATTCGTACCATCCTCCCCTACGACACATTTGGCTTATATTGCAGCGCAGACTAAAAATATTCAGCTATCGACGTCCACCACCCTGATCACCACTAACGATCCTGTAAAAATCGCCGAAGACTATGCTTTTCTACAGCACCTTTCCGGTGGACGTGTAGACCTAATGATGGGGCGCGGAAACACCGGCCCCGTTTACCCATGGTTTGGCAAAGATATCCGAAAAGGTATCCCACTCGCTGTCGAGAACTACCATCTTCTTCGTAAGCTATGGCGTGAACCCGTGGTGAATTGGAAAGGTGAATTCCGCACTCCGCTACAGAACTACACCTCTACTCCAGCACCGCTAGGCGACGTTCCCCCATTCGTATGGCATGGATCAATTCGGTCTGTACAGATCGCCGCCGAACAAGCAGCATTTTATGGCGATGGATTCTTCCATAACAATATTTTCTGGAATAAAGAGCACACTGCCCAAATGGTCAATATTTACCGCCAGCGATTTGAAAAGTACGGACACGGTCGCGCAGATCAGGCCATCGTCGGACTCGGTGGGCAAGTATTCATCGGTGAGACTGAGGCAGAGGCAAAGAAATTCTTCCGTCCTTACTTTGACAACGCACCGGTTTATGGGCACGGACCAAGCCTCGAAGAGTTCACCGAACTTACACCGTTGACCGTTGGCACTGTTGAACAAGTCATCGAACGTACTATGCAGTTCGCTGATTGGGTTGGTGACTACCAGCGTCAGCTCTTCCTTATCGACCACGCTGGGCTACCTCTTGAAGTTGTTCTTAACCAAATCGAAATCTTAGGCACTCAAGTTGTTCCCGAGCTTCGTCGCCGCATGGAAAAACGTCGGCCTGATCATGTCCCATCTGATCCCCCAAGCCACTCGTTCCTCAAAGCTCACCCAGAGCACCCGCACTTTTTAGTTGAACCAGGTAAAACATCCGCACAATAG
- a CDS encoding FMN reductase: MRTLAVISAGLSTPSSTRQIADSISEAVTAAVSARGEALSVSTIELSELIPDLMTAMITGVHTTKLEEITSVLSAADGLVVATPVFKASYTGLFKMFFDVLDTDALTGMPTIIAATAGSARHSLVLDYALRPLLSYMRAVVVPTGVFAATEDFGGPEGAEFNKRIARAAGELASLIVEESGNVGGLGGVTAEGQNVRNRHSGSDPLNELTNFEDMLKGHSG; the protein is encoded by the coding sequence ATGCGTACACTGGCAGTCATTTCCGCAGGTCTTAGCACCCCATCATCAACCCGCCAGATTGCAGACTCAATATCTGAAGCTGTAACCGCAGCAGTTTCTGCCCGCGGCGAAGCCCTCAGTGTTTCTACAATTGAGCTAAGTGAACTTATCCCAGATCTCATGACAGCTATGATTACTGGGGTACACACGACTAAATTAGAAGAAATTACGTCAGTTCTATCCGCTGCAGATGGACTCGTTGTAGCGACGCCTGTCTTTAAAGCTAGCTACACCGGTTTATTCAAGATGTTCTTCGACGTACTTGATACGGATGCACTGACCGGTATGCCCACGATTATCGCTGCTACGGCTGGTAGCGCGCGACATTCTTTGGTTCTCGATTATGCGCTACGTCCATTGTTGTCATATATGCGGGCGGTAGTAGTCCCCACTGGAGTTTTTGCAGCTACCGAAGATTTCGGTGGACCAGAAGGAGCGGAATTCAATAAACGAATCGCTCGTGCCGCAGGAGAACTTGCAAGCCTCATTGTCGAGGAATCTGGCAACGTTGGTGGACTAGGTGGCGTCACCGCTGAAGGACAAAACGTTCGTAACCGTCATTCCGGTTCCGATCCTTTGAACGAATTGACTAATTTTGAAGATATGCTTAAGGGCCACAGCGGTTAA
- a CDS encoding uracil-xanthine permease family protein encodes MSTASWGWTLHGDGKTIAPGAVVAPEERLSWSRTIGIGMQHVIAMFGATLLVPTLTGFPVNTTLLFSGISTMVFLLITRNRLPSYLGSSFGFIAPLMASQGEGIGVQLGGVVATGLALILVGFIVKSAGRRVIDLVMPPAVTGAIVALIGLILAPSAAGNFQSQPLVAVVTLASILLFTVAGRGMVARLGILIGVIIGWVFAAITGNLAEGASDSVREAAWIGFPQFHTPEFTTHAILVTLPVVIVLIAENVGHVKAVSEMTGRNLDDLAGDALIADGIGTTFAGAFGGSGTTTYAENIGVMAATKVYSTAAYWVAALTAVVLAFIPKFGALIFTIPTGVLGGAALVLYGLIGMLGVRIWQDNKVNFNNPVNLTAAAVALIAGIGNLTLVIGGIELQGIAWGSMGIIVFYPVLKWLYLRVGEGNNARF; translated from the coding sequence GTGAGTACAGCATCTTGGGGTTGGACCCTACACGGAGATGGCAAGACCATCGCACCAGGCGCAGTTGTTGCACCTGAAGAACGGCTCAGTTGGAGCCGAACCATCGGCATTGGAATGCAACATGTGATCGCTATGTTTGGCGCTACATTGTTGGTTCCAACTCTCACTGGATTTCCTGTCAACACCACCTTGCTATTCTCCGGAATTAGCACGATGGTGTTTCTTCTTATTACGAGAAATCGTCTTCCTTCGTATCTGGGAAGTTCCTTTGGATTCATCGCACCTTTGATGGCTTCTCAAGGAGAAGGGATTGGCGTACAACTCGGTGGCGTTGTTGCGACTGGCCTTGCCTTAATTCTAGTGGGCTTTATTGTTAAATCCGCAGGCCGGAGAGTAATTGATTTGGTTATGCCACCTGCAGTAACTGGCGCCATTGTTGCCCTGATCGGCCTCATCTTAGCTCCAAGCGCAGCTGGAAACTTTCAATCGCAGCCCTTAGTGGCAGTTGTAACACTAGCGAGCATTTTGCTTTTTACGGTTGCCGGACGTGGGATGGTTGCTCGCCTAGGCATTCTTATTGGTGTAATTATTGGTTGGGTTTTTGCCGCTATAACCGGCAACCTTGCTGAAGGCGCGAGTGATAGTGTTCGGGAGGCGGCTTGGATTGGTTTCCCACAATTTCATACGCCAGAATTCACAACACACGCTATTTTAGTAACGCTGCCAGTTGTTATTGTTTTGATTGCTGAAAACGTTGGACATGTTAAAGCTGTGAGCGAAATGACAGGGCGTAACCTCGATGATTTAGCTGGTGATGCTTTGATTGCAGACGGTATCGGAACAACCTTTGCCGGTGCATTCGGTGGCTCAGGAACTACGACATATGCCGAAAATATCGGTGTCATGGCGGCTACGAAAGTCTATTCCACAGCGGCCTACTGGGTAGCAGCGCTTACAGCTGTGGTGCTTGCGTTCATTCCAAAATTTGGAGCCCTAATTTTTACTATTCCAACTGGAGTTCTTGGTGGCGCTGCATTAGTTCTTTACGGATTGATCGGCATGCTCGGTGTTCGTATCTGGCAAGACAATAAGGTTAACTTCAATAACCCAGTTAACCTCACAGCAGCAGCCGTGGCGCTTATCGCCGGTATCGGTAACCTCACCTTAGTGATCGGTGGGATTGAGCTTCAAGGAATCGCGTGGGGTTCAATGGGTATTATCGTTTTCTATCCTGTACTCAAGTGGTTGTATCTTCGTGTGGGCGAAGGAAACAACGCACGTTTCTAA
- the hflX gene encoding GTPase HflX codes for MTNNTFKNSELGTQSHILAGQGEKNYSSHDELLARAFRDHKPVSRSADDGEDFTGLIATKSVSEGHTNVSDHTPTVGELDLEARSSLRSLTRGSEIHATDQDDGYDVEYRKLRLERVILVGVWTKGTTAEIEANMNELASLAETAGADVVEVLYQKRDKPDPGTYIGSGKVSELKEIVSSTGVDTVICDGELSPSQMIALEKALDVKVIDRTMLILDIFAQHAKSKEGKAQVSLAQMEYLITRVRGWGGALSRQAGGRAGSNGGVGLRGPGETKIEADRRRLRSDMAKLRKEIAGMKTAREVKRSQRKQSTIPQIAIAGYTNAGKSSLINAMTGAGVLVEDALFATLDPTTRRAELADGRAVVFTDTVGFVRHLPTQLVESFRSTLEEVVDADLVLHVVDGSDPFPLKQIEAVNTVVSEIVRELKVDAPPEIIVINKIDQADPLVLAELRHALDDVVFVSAKTAEGIPELEMRVEQFLNTLDTHVRLLVPYTRGDIVSRLHSNGTVLSEEYEAEGTLIDVRLPAAIAAELGELRVD; via the coding sequence ATGACAAATAATACTTTTAAGAACTCGGAACTTGGCACACAGTCTCACATTCTTGCTGGTCAAGGGGAGAAAAACTATAGCTCACATGATGAGCTTTTGGCACGTGCGTTTCGCGATCATAAACCTGTGAGCCGCTCTGCGGATGACGGCGAAGACTTTACTGGCTTGATTGCGACAAAATCGGTGTCGGAAGGTCATACGAATGTGTCTGACCACACACCGACTGTCGGCGAATTAGATCTGGAAGCTCGATCGAGTTTAAGATCGTTGACGCGTGGCTCAGAGATCCATGCAACCGATCAGGATGACGGTTATGACGTCGAATATCGTAAGTTACGCTTGGAACGCGTCATCCTAGTAGGGGTGTGGACCAAGGGGACGACTGCAGAGATCGAAGCGAATATGAATGAATTGGCTTCGCTGGCGGAGACTGCAGGTGCAGACGTTGTCGAAGTCTTGTACCAAAAGCGTGATAAGCCCGACCCAGGAACTTATATTGGTTCCGGCAAGGTGTCGGAACTCAAGGAAATAGTGTCGTCGACAGGCGTCGATACGGTTATTTGCGATGGTGAGCTTTCGCCGAGTCAGATGATTGCTCTGGAAAAGGCTCTCGATGTCAAAGTCATCGATCGAACAATGTTGATTTTGGACATTTTCGCTCAACATGCGAAATCCAAAGAAGGTAAAGCTCAAGTAAGTTTGGCTCAGATGGAGTACCTCATTACTCGAGTGCGTGGTTGGGGTGGGGCGCTATCGCGTCAGGCTGGTGGTCGTGCCGGATCCAATGGCGGTGTTGGTCTTCGTGGCCCTGGCGAGACAAAGATCGAAGCAGATCGGCGACGCTTGCGTTCTGATATGGCTAAACTGCGCAAAGAGATCGCGGGTATGAAGACGGCTCGTGAGGTGAAACGGTCGCAGCGAAAGCAGTCAACGATTCCTCAAATTGCCATTGCTGGATATACCAATGCTGGAAAATCTTCGCTTATCAACGCAATGACCGGTGCTGGTGTCTTGGTAGAAGATGCTTTGTTTGCAACGTTGGATCCAACAACACGACGTGCGGAGCTTGCAGATGGTCGCGCAGTTGTGTTTACGGATACGGTTGGCTTTGTGCGTCACCTACCGACTCAATTAGTCGAGTCGTTTAGATCCACCTTGGAAGAGGTCGTTGATGCTGATCTCGTCCTGCATGTTGTTGATGGGTCTGATCCATTTCCGCTCAAACAAATCGAAGCCGTAAATACGGTGGTATCGGAAATTGTTCGTGAACTTAAGGTAGATGCGCCTCCAGAGATCATTGTGATCAATAAAATTGACCAAGCTGACCCATTAGTTTTGGCTGAGCTGCGTCATGCTCTTGATGATGTGGTCTTCGTATCTGCGAAGACGGCAGAAGGAATACCCGAGCTAGAAATGCGGGTAGAACAGTTTCTTAATACCCTAGATACTCATGTGCGATTGCTCGTTCCATACACTCGGGGAGATATCGTGTCGCGTCTCCACAGCAATGGCACGGTTCTCAGCGAAGAATATGAAGCAGAAGGCACGCTTATCGACGTCCGGTTACCAGCTGCTATTGCGGCGGAACTAGGTGAGCTACGAGTTGATTAA
- the dapF gene encoding diaminopimelate epimerase → MTYMNTHDAQLPVYKGHGTENDFVIIPDLDAKIELTPDFIAALCDRRSGIGGDGLLRVATAQALLKAGVLAALPDGVAATDVFMDYYNADGSTAQMCGNGTRVFAHWVRAHGIKDEDEFVVGTRAGARFVKVRSFDDSQAEVTVDMGSAEVTGVSTCTIGSQQFAGLGVDMGNPHLACVVPGYGQEDIENLDLVKPLFDPKFFPEGVNVEIATPLVQGVTHMRVFERGVGETRSCGTGTVATARAALADAGHADGEVVVVVPGGKVRVTIQGDESTLTGPSRIVASGYINLAGLKKN, encoded by the coding sequence ATGACCTACATGAATACTCACGATGCACAGTTGCCCGTCTATAAAGGGCACGGCACGGAAAATGATTTCGTTATCATCCCGGATTTAGATGCGAAAATTGAGCTCACACCAGATTTCATTGCCGCACTATGTGATCGCCGAAGCGGAATTGGTGGCGATGGACTTCTCCGCGTAGCAACAGCTCAAGCGCTTCTGAAAGCAGGAGTTCTCGCTGCTCTTCCAGACGGAGTAGCTGCGACTGACGTGTTCATGGACTATTACAATGCAGATGGATCAACTGCTCAAATGTGTGGCAATGGAACGCGGGTTTTTGCCCATTGGGTACGAGCTCATGGAATTAAAGACGAAGACGAGTTTGTTGTAGGTACCCGCGCCGGGGCACGTTTTGTCAAAGTACGTAGCTTTGATGATTCACAGGCTGAAGTTACGGTTGATATGGGCTCAGCGGAAGTCACAGGTGTATCTACATGCACAATCGGGTCACAACAATTCGCTGGTTTAGGCGTTGATATGGGTAACCCACATTTGGCATGTGTTGTTCCTGGGTATGGTCAAGAAGACATTGAAAATCTTGATTTAGTCAAACCGTTATTTGACCCGAAGTTTTTCCCAGAAGGTGTAAATGTTGAAATCGCTACGCCCTTAGTTCAAGGTGTTACACATATGCGTGTCTTTGAACGAGGTGTTGGAGAAACGCGAAGTTGCGGAACTGGCACTGTGGCTACGGCTCGGGCGGCATTAGCTGATGCTGGACATGCCGATGGGGAAGTGGTTGTAGTCGTTCCAGGCGGAAAAGTCAGGGTGACTATTCAGGGGGATGAATCAACTTTGACTGGTCCGTCACGAATCGTGGCCTCGGGGTATATCAATCTGGCCGGACTGAAGAAAAACTAA
- the miaA gene encoding tRNA (adenosine(37)-N6)-dimethylallyltransferase MiaA: protein MDNPTTPIAVVGPTASGKSALGVSLAHHLNGEVVNVDSMQLYKGMDIGTAKLTLEEREGIVHHLLDVWDISETASVARYQSQAIAVVEDIQRRGKTPILVGGSMLYVQSLVDDWQFPPTDPSVRAKWESKLNEVGVEALHALLAQKDPQAASIIELKDPRRTVRALEVIELTGKPFNASQPPKNAPPRWNTQIIGLGTNTEWLNPRIDLRTELMFEKGFVHEVENLVGKGLIADSTAGHAIGYAQVLQHFAGELSVDEMIEHTKIGTRRYVRRQRSWFKRDPRIHWIDASGDTFSMALSLLS, encoded by the coding sequence ATGGATAATCCCACGACACCTATTGCGGTTGTTGGGCCGACTGCGTCAGGTAAGTCTGCGCTCGGAGTATCGTTAGCGCATCATCTTAATGGCGAGGTAGTCAACGTCGATTCGATGCAGCTTTATAAAGGCATGGATATCGGCACCGCCAAGCTCACACTTGAGGAACGCGAAGGCATTGTGCATCATTTGCTTGATGTGTGGGATATCTCTGAAACAGCGTCGGTTGCACGTTATCAAAGCCAAGCGATTGCTGTGGTAGAAGATATTCAACGCCGTGGCAAAACCCCCATTTTGGTTGGTGGATCGATGCTTTATGTGCAATCGCTTGTCGACGATTGGCAATTCCCGCCCACTGATCCATCCGTGCGTGCGAAATGGGAATCAAAACTTAATGAAGTTGGCGTTGAAGCGCTTCACGCACTATTGGCGCAAAAAGATCCTCAAGCAGCTAGCATCATTGAACTTAAGGATCCTCGTCGAACTGTACGGGCGTTAGAAGTTATTGAGTTGACTGGAAAGCCCTTCAACGCCAGTCAGCCCCCTAAGAATGCTCCACCACGCTGGAATACCCAGATTATTGGGTTAGGAACTAATACAGAGTGGCTTAACCCTCGAATCGATCTTCGCACAGAGCTGATGTTTGAAAAAGGCTTTGTCCACGAGGTAGAAAACCTCGTAGGAAAAGGGCTGATAGCTGATTCGACAGCTGGTCATGCCATTGGGTATGCGCAAGTACTTCAACATTTTGCTGGTGAGCTGAGTGTTGATGAGATGATTGAGCACACTAAGATCGGAACTCGTCGCTACGTGCGTAGGCAACGAAGCTGGTTCAAACGCGATCCAAGAATTCATTGGATCGATGCGAGCGGAGATACTTTCTCTATGGCGTTATCATTGCTGTCATGA
- a CDS encoding DUF349 domain-containing protein, translated as MSTPHTPKPGPRPGAVPGPRPGAHAARKVVAPNVSAMNQARAFGRVDDDGTVYLIRGGETKKIGSWQAGTPEEGLQHYIHRFEDLATEVALLESRLKSHPNDASHIKEKAGEIRDGLDDAAVIGDLDSLEKRLNSIIDGADSAGEKARELKQQLREKAIEQKQKLVAEAEEIAEKSTDWKVAGDRIREILDEWKTIKGIDRKTDDELWKLYSRARDSFNRRRGSHFAELDRGRAAARRIKEDLVEKANILKESTDWNDTAHAFKELMNEWKAAGRAPRDVDDKLWAAFKGAQDYFFNARNAVNDQRDREFAANAEAKDALIDEYTPLIDPAQGLESAREKLRELQEKWEAIGYVPRNSVREYEEKIANLEKRVTEAADAQWRRTDPAAQARAAQFISKVEEFTAQAAEAEVKGNTKKAEQLRAQAQQWQEWADAAINAVENR; from the coding sequence ATGAGCACCCCGCACACCCCCAAGCCAGGTCCTCGCCCAGGAGCTGTTCCAGGCCCACGTCCTGGAGCTCACGCTGCACGTAAAGTCGTAGCCCCCAATGTATCCGCGATGAACCAAGCCCGTGCTTTTGGTCGTGTTGATGATGATGGCACGGTTTATTTGATTCGCGGTGGCGAAACAAAAAAGATTGGTTCATGGCAGGCTGGCACTCCTGAAGAAGGACTTCAACACTACATTCATCGATTCGAAGATCTTGCTACCGAAGTTGCGCTCTTGGAATCTCGCCTTAAGTCTCATCCGAACGATGCTTCGCATATCAAAGAAAAAGCTGGCGAAATTCGTGATGGGCTTGACGACGCTGCGGTTATCGGCGATCTCGATTCTTTGGAAAAACGCCTAAACTCCATCATCGATGGAGCAGACTCTGCTGGAGAAAAAGCTCGCGAGCTGAAACAGCAACTACGAGAAAAAGCAATCGAGCAGAAGCAAAAGCTTGTTGCTGAAGCTGAGGAAATCGCCGAAAAATCTACCGACTGGAAAGTCGCAGGCGATCGCATTCGCGAGATTCTTGATGAGTGGAAAACTATCAAGGGAATCGACCGCAAAACAGACGATGAACTTTGGAAACTCTACTCTCGTGCACGAGACTCGTTTAATCGCCGTCGCGGCTCGCACTTTGCTGAGCTTGATCGCGGCCGTGCTGCAGCCCGCCGGATTAAAGAGGACCTCGTCGAAAAAGCAAACATCCTCAAAGAATCAACAGATTGGAACGATACCGCTCATGCGTTCAAGGAGCTCATGAACGAATGGAAGGCAGCAGGACGTGCCCCACGAGATGTTGACGACAAACTTTGGGCAGCGTTTAAGGGAGCCCAAGACTACTTCTTCAACGCCCGTAATGCTGTAAACGATCAACGCGACCGTGAGTTTGCTGCCAACGCCGAGGCAAAGGACGCGCTTATCGACGAGTACACCCCGTTGATTGACCCTGCACAAGGACTCGAGTCAGCCCGCGAGAAGCTTCGCGAACTGCAAGAAAAGTGGGAAGCTATCGGATATGTCCCGCGCAATAGCGTCCGTGAATACGAAGAAAAAATTGCTAACTTGGAAAAACGAGTTACTGAAGCAGCCGATGCACAGTGGCGACGCACCGATCCTGCTGCTCAAGCGCGCGCAGCTCAATTCATTTCTAAGGTTGAAGAATTTACAGCTCAAGCTGCAGAGGCCGAGGTGAAAGGTAACACCAAGAAAGCTGAACAGCTTCGTGCTCAAGCACAACAGTGGCAAGAATGGGCCGATGCCGCGATTAATGCTGTCGAAAATCGCTAA
- a CDS encoding GNAT family N-acetyltransferase, translating to MLDVYEFHRPKPSCNVALLEPSDELRSFVFSSNLAAQDITGDIATSCSATTVLAALQGSYAQYSRIFGVFSVENNAVQNKHKNSILNLPSTTDDSPSDVAGFPLAYVETEVYLAADTKVLAANIVLDAELQPLEDEDLDEEAQQALTRCFDLLSETALEMRRPIIHVQLPYGKVATSAHNFCVNQLMQHGYRLAHEEIHGYVVMPLALERVENIHTECFENSEFPDEIIPGILELLNQSNTDIPTGDLLRQPQPWTLQRLQQSATAHKKRGNRTLTTVLRDDSGCVLALSEALQRCHSSADLAEQGITIVDCDHRNQGYGTRVKAAALKNIHNNWPKVKRVFSDYSSHNTRMGSINSRLGFQRVSATQIWQLTL from the coding sequence ATGCTTGACGTATACGAATTTCACCGACCGAAGCCATCTTGTAATGTCGCTCTTCTAGAACCGAGTGATGAGCTTCGGTCATTCGTATTTTCCTCAAATTTGGCAGCACAGGACATTACAGGCGATATCGCAACCTCGTGCTCAGCAACCACGGTACTTGCAGCGTTACAAGGCAGTTACGCACAATACTCTCGGATCTTCGGAGTATTTTCTGTTGAGAACAATGCAGTTCAGAACAAACACAAAAATTCAATATTGAATCTTCCCTCTACAACTGACGATTCTCCTTCTGACGTTGCAGGCTTTCCCCTAGCCTATGTGGAAACTGAAGTCTACTTAGCAGCTGATACTAAAGTTCTGGCCGCAAACATCGTTCTTGATGCAGAATTACAGCCTCTCGAAGATGAGGATCTAGATGAAGAAGCACAACAAGCACTTACTCGTTGTTTCGATCTTCTTTCAGAGACAGCCCTCGAAATGCGGCGACCTATTATTCACGTGCAACTTCCCTACGGAAAAGTTGCGACGAGCGCTCATAACTTTTGTGTGAATCAATTAATGCAACACGGCTACCGCCTAGCACATGAAGAAATTCACGGTTACGTAGTAATGCCCTTGGCATTAGAGCGCGTGGAAAACATCCATACTGAATGCTTCGAGAATTCAGAATTCCCAGATGAGATCATCCCTGGGATTTTGGAACTTCTCAACCAATCAAATACTGACATCCCCACTGGTGATCTATTACGACAGCCGCAGCCATGGACTTTGCAGCGCCTTCAACAATCTGCCACAGCACATAAAAAACGAGGTAATCGAACCTTAACTACTGTTCTACGTGACGATTCTGGCTGTGTACTTGCACTATCCGAAGCGTTGCAACGTTGCCATAGCAGCGCTGATCTCGCCGAACAAGGTATAACCATCGTCGATTGCGATCACCGTAATCAGGGTTATGGCACAAGGGTTAAAGCTGCTGCTCTGAAAAATATTCACAACAACTGGCCAAAAGTGAAACGGGTGTTTAGCGACTATAGTTCGCACAACACCCGTATGGGATCAATTAACTCTCGTCTTGGTTTTCAACGAGTCTCGGCAACCCAAATTTGGCAATTGACTCTTTAA